From the genome of Scleropages formosus chromosome 25, fSclFor1.1, whole genome shotgun sequence:
CCCTGCATTATTGAAGAGGGACACAAAGGCGCCGCTGCCGTgcccgccgtgccaccgcagGTGCGGAAAGAACCGCCCCGAAGGTCCGTCGCAGGACCACTGGCACCGGGGGACAACATCCATCAGTATCAATAATTAACGAGAGATCAATAATGAGAGAGAACCGCCCAGGATGTCCAGCGTTGAACCAGACATGAGAAGAGTGGTCTTCACTGAACCGATGCTCCTGACACCAGACTGGACTGGAAGGATCAATAAAATGAGGAGATCGGGGACACGAAAGTACTCGACTGATCAACCAGGCGGCCTCCGCTGCGGGCGGAACCCTGCGGCGGGTCCAGCTCCAGTTCCTCCCGCCGTCACCGGACAGACGCCCCAAAAACGACGCCCCGCTCTTTTTTAAGCACGACAGCGTGTGGCGACACTGGGAGGCGACAACAAACCCTTCGTCAACGGTTCCTTTCCAGCACAAGTGTCGCCGTTCGTTCCGATCCGCCATCGAGGAGGAGCAGGGGAGCGGGAGGAGCGGCACCGAAACACGGAAACAGAACGGAGATCCGACTTCAGACGTCGAGGAGCTGAGGGCCCAGTGAAACACCAGacgccagcagggggcgcggtggttagaGACATTCTCGCACTCGAAGGGCGCAGGTTTAGTtgctgctgtagttccctcgatcgcgtcgctttggaggaaagcttcgTCTAAATTAACGAATCGCCGAATAACCGCGTAACCCAGAGGAGCCGCGGGTCACGGCCCGACGGGACGCCGTAAGGATCCCGTCCCCGAACCCGCTCGGTCCACGGGGCCCCGGCGTCGCCAGGAGCTTCGTCCCCGTGGCCTCAGCAGGCACCCGGCAGCGCTGCGTCGAGTCATGTGGAAAGTATGTGCTGAGTGTACAAGCTTCTGCCGGATCGGGTGTCCAAACACACGCTCGGGCTCTgccatgtgaacacacacacaccagccccTCTCCATCCCGCGAGAGGATGAACACACTGCAACACAATCATGCGTCTTAAACTGTGGCCCCCAGTGGACTGAGGAGAAGCACCAGAGAACAGCCACTGAATGCAggcatttcccataatgcaccgcacccccctggcaAGCAGGAGGAGAACAGTACTCAAGTgcacgcgtacacacacacacaaatttcatGTGGTCACACTCCCAACAACCTGATCTGATAACAAAAGGGGGGACAAAGTCCAGGTGACATGGATGTgaagaacaggaggaggagtGAATTGAAGGGCAGggctgcgcgcacacacacacacacacacacacacacacacacacacacacacacacacacacacacacacacacacacacacacacacgccatgcGGCAAACATTCAGCAAACAGAGGAGCAGTTTgacaaaaaacaggaaaaaaaggaaaagttccAAAAGGATTGATGAATAAGGGAAGTGAAGCGGAGACCTTCGCCGACGCGGCCGGCAGCTCCAGGGTGACGCCACACACACCTGGCACTCGATACGACACGCAGACACACGGGATAAAGCAAAGTGTGCGAGTGCAGATCCCAGGGGTCCCATTGATATGACAGACTTTCTTTTCACTGGCCAATTATTCTCGTTTATCTCAGCCTAATGTCACAATGTTGCCCTGAGcgacttacaccgatttacccagttgtacagcagggtaattgttTCTCTTCCAGTTCAGGCtacgtaccttgatcaagggcactgcagcagaagatggCATTCGAACCCTGTTTCTGGGAACACGCGCGTGTCATAAAAACGAGAGGATTGTTCCGAGACGGGAAAGAATGTCTGAGAAACGCAAACGAACGCGGTTCCCAAACCAGCGGAACCAACCGCTGCCTCCCAGGAGACAGCTGGCTGAACGCAGCTTCCAAGAACATCACAAGCTCTGAAGCCAAGTCAAACTCTACCCACAATGCTATGGGGCATTGACCCATCCACCTCTGTCCCCCACGCACCCACCCCCCGACTCCAAAAAAACCCCCCAGCAATCAGCACTAGAGGAAGGGCCACTGGCTGACATTCCTGTCACCCATCAAGATGATGTCGAGTGGAGAAAGTCTACTTCCTTCCCAGATAACCCTGTACTTCCTGTTTTCTCAGCACTTCCACAACACCAGAGCTCTCTgtgaggaggaaaggagggggtTCAGCTAGCCCCAAGCAAACGGATTTCTTTAGTGACCAGTAGAACACACCTCATGTCAACAGCTTCCCTTTCACATCACGGTTGACCTTCAGTGGAAACATCCCACAATGCATTACTACTTACTCAATTACCAGCCTACATTTTATCATCTTTCAAAGCTCACGGTGTGAAATGTTCACTCATCTTGGGCTGTTTACCTGAAAAATCAGTGCGACATCATTGCTCCAGCCCCCAGGAGACCCACAGCACTGGAAGTGCAATGCGAAGTTCACGAAGCTCCACGAAGGCCAACATCTAGAGTACGAGTTCTCCGCCTGGGATCTTGGGCTTCAGAGGTTTCCTGACGAACAGGCttgctttaaaaataacaccATCGGAGCAGACCGGAGCCAGTACAGGGTGCGAcacagagtacaccctggacaggaccccagttcATCACTGGGCAACcatgcaaccacacacacaccttcattttgcctgctgcaccaccctgccgCCAACCATCTAACTAAGacgcagttaaaaataaaataaaaacattaccaTGCATTTACTACCTGTGATGTAATTCTATAGGAAGGTAATCAATTGTCtgggcaaaagaaaaaaaaatattttgcccaATTTTATTGGCAGTTATTTTTCTAGGACGGTTCCTCAGCCTTCACCAGTCTCAAAGGGGTTCgtggcctagaaaaggttaagaacctctggtGCAGAAGAGCCAGTCCCTCCGCAGAGGCTTATTGCTGAATTTCACAACACTCTTTCTAGAAAAGGGCCACCCTGCTCGCGTAATACCGACTCAAGTGTCTTCAGTGCAGCGGACACCCCTCCTGTGAGCTGAGCCAACAACCTCTGGGTCAGATATCCAGGTTCTGACCCAACATCTTGCTTAGCTGCAGCGTTTCAGTTTGGTCGGCGTTGCTGTGaaaagttgggggggggtccTTCTGCCTCATGAAGAATCAGAAAGAACACGATCAGTCGAACATGACGCATGAAAAACGGGAACGCAACCAAACCCAGGGAGGGCTCTCGGCCCGGCAGCATGGAGACATGCCACATGTGATTGTTTCAGAACCCAGCATGGGGCAAGAgcccagccccctcccccagcactGCTCATTTCCAACCTCAGCAAAGCTCATCCTCAGGGACCGattcttttaaatgtttgtgtgtcattTCAACTTTCACACACTGAACTCTTTCTGCTGAAGCAACAGAAACTGATGGACAAAGAAGAtgcagggatttgaacttgcaacctttggtgCTTCTCCAGCTCCCTTGTGATCTTGTTGTGATTCTGGTAAAAGGTTTGGAGGGGGGGTCTCCACCACAACATCCCTAAACCGCAACCGCACAGACCCCAGAGCCCCGCAGGTTCCACGCCTCACGGTCCCCGGTCTCGACCCCCAGTGAACAGGACACGGAAGGGACGCAAACCTATCCGCTGCTCTCCTTGCCCCTCGGCCCTGAACCCCAGCGCCTCCGATTTACGGCTGTTACATAGTAAATGAAGAACAGACGTGCCCTTGGAGAATGTGTGTGCTGGAACAAGGAGGGGACCACCATCAGGGCTGCTACTCCTGGCCCATCAGAGAATATGGGTGCGAACCCACACCCTGCCCACCTGAAtaagagccacacacacacacacacacacacacacacacacttttaataCAAGGTTCAGGAAACCAAGTGTTTTAAAGACATTGGAATAAACAGCCCTGTTTCGTGTACTGTTTGTAAATGAGACTTTTGGACAAagtccagctgtatgaaacatAAATCTGATTTATATTACAAAACTGTTGGGGGGGGCAGTGCGGTGTGGTTTTTGTTTGGTGGGGGGgtttctaacacacacacacacacacacaggattcACAGGGAGTCACACTTTGCTCTTTACTGGGACACAGAGTGTGTACAGCAGCTCCAGACTGGAAACTGTGTGTGAAGGTGTAACTGTCACTCATTCCctgacgcgcgcgcgcgcggattTACGGAGCCATTTGCGGGCAGAAATTAGGTCTCTTTCATTTGATCTATTCTTTCCTACAGTAAACGACAAGTTTCCAAAAGCAAAGGACAAACGGGTGCCTCTCGCGCGCGGGTACGCGCGCTACTCACCCACAAGCACGCACAGCACATCCAGCACCACGAAGATCTTCTTCTTTCCCGGATCCGTCatcttttctctcctttctcctctgtCGTCTCCCCTTCAgagtgttttgttgttttcgttcgaggagccacacacacacacacacatatatatatatattattattgtgtcCCCGCTGAAGTGGATCGAGCAGCGCAACCAGAAGGGCGAGTTCTTCCTGCTCCCGAAGCCTCACCTGTGTGCGCGCGGGGACACGCGAGGGCGCGAGACACAGCCTCCCTCGCGATTCACGGACCTTCTCCAAAAGGCCGCTCCGCTCTCCCCTCCTTTCCTTTACTGTGTGGCACGAGCGCGCGCTCCCCGGTGCCTTTTATTTAAACTCCTCCCGCCCGGTCTCTCCCGGCGGGCCGGTCTCGAGCTTCACGCCTCCACGCGCGACGTCACGCGGCGCCACCTGCGCCAAGCGCGCGCTGTAGACACAAGAAAGAAAGCTTTCTCCTGTAAATAAATTCACGAAACCGAACGAGTGAGTTGAGGTTCTGGGACAGGCGCGCGCGTGGGCGCGTCTCTAAGCCTACGCTACGGTGTCGCACATCATCAGAAGTGTCACGCCGGTGCTTCGCCACACAAGTTCAAGTCTAGTTAATAAACACCGCAGTCTTATTCCACGTGAACACGCAGCATTTGGGCGAGTCTGGGGAGCGACCTGAGCCCGGAGTCACCGCAGGGGCTCCActcgccggtgggtctggggttcgagtcccgcttggggtgccttgtgacggactggcgtcccgtcctggttgtgtcccctcccccgcagccttgcgccctgtgtcctgtgttgccgggttgggctccggttcgccgcgaccctgctcagaacgAGCGGTttcggatggtgtgtgtgtgtgtgttactgtgtgtgactctgtgtgtgtgtgtgtgtgtgtgtgtgtgtgtggtgggtgaCCTGAGCCCGGAGTCACCGCAGGGGGTCCGCTCCCCGGAGGCGGCGCATTCTGAAGGTCCGCCGatcaccagcagggggcgcagctgCTCTACTCGCCGAAGCCCATCGAGTGGATCCCATCAATGtgtcttttaaaaagaaactccCGCATATATTAAGTCCAGCTTcaaattttacatgaaaaatgtcCAACTGCACATGACATGTCATGTGTGCTGCACTCAACATTGATTCGTCTCCGAGATGCACAGCAGCATGTTGATGagaatatttaataaaagtaatggaAATATGTGCCTTCGTCGACAATAAAATGGGttctgctgaaatgaaaaaccGCCACAACAGCTTATGACAAAATATCCCTTTTCCTCGTAGAGCGGGCTTGTTACTCTGCACAACGGTCATTTCTGCGCCTTCTGCAGTCTCTCACTTCCACAAAAGCGATTTCATTCTGTACAGAAACTGGTGTCGGATATCGGGACAGAGATCCACACTTTACACCCGGCAGGGCTGTCAAATGCCAACGGTTTTCGTTGCGCAGTGATGCCTGTTGAGTTATGTCTCGACTGGGATGCAGTTTGTTTCACTGGTGCGTGTATCgatgagtgtaagtagtgtatctagcagtgtaagtcaccgcggtgaataaagtgtgtgggctcatagtaacactacatagagttcattggaagtgctttggagaaaagtgtctgataaataaataaatgtaaatctggtgCATTAATCTGTAtatcaccatggaaacagtgtaaatggtgtaaataaagccttcaTCTGGTGAATTATTAAACCCCAGACAGTGACCTTGTGCTTTGCAGAGGGAGACAGGCAGTGATCTTGGGAACTTTATTTCCTCACATATAAGCATCCATGAGTTATGGAAGCATCTCATaaaaatgtgggggaaaaagtgcaaaaagcaACAGGGGCGGGGAAATGTTTACTGAAAACACAGGGAGCgagaaaatacaagttaaaaatcaaAGTTTTCAACAGGGTATCAATTTCTCCCATCACAAATAACGGCAATTGAAGCTCCTCACGCAGGAAACTCCCCCAACGCGCTGATTTCACGGAACGAATTGACCCCGTTATGTGAGGGATCGGTGTAATTCTTTCCAGTTCTGGACAAAAGAAGCTTCCTttcaagttttttcttttaaactttagCTACATTTCCTCTTGATGTATTTCGTGGTACAGTGGTCCCAAAGTACCACAATCACACTTACACATGTATTTctgcacaattatttacacgAAATTGTTGTATGAAATCACATCCAATGGCGCCCTCTGCTGGAACGGCGGTGCGCTGCAGTTTCCCTCACTTCATACAAACCCAGCAAAAGTGAGGGCCACGTGACAGGTGGACTCATGACCGGGTCCTGTCACCGTGTCCAGGGCGGTTCCAACTGTCCGTACCAGCAGAACTGGAGTCCTGCACGAACGGGAGCGATCAAATGGAGCGAGGTGAAGAGGAACGCGACCGTGCGGTCCGACCGCAGAGGGGGCAGAACAAGCCACCGGCTTGTTTCACGGCTCCTTTCATGCTGACCTTTCAACTgagaagtcctggtccaacaggGATAGTGGGAGACACACTATGGAAGGCGGAGTCTGGTGTGCTGTGCACCTTTGCCCCGGGGACCTACACCCCTCCCAGGGGAGATGCGTCCCCAGCCGGGGGTCCATCATCGCAGTCCTGGACTAGGATCTGCAGCAAGTGGGGGAAGGAGGTGGGACTCTCACCGTGGACCCAAGGCGGCTCCTCTTCGAGGACCTCGTCTTTCACGGGACTCCTGTAAGTGGGGTTGCTCACATTCAGATAGTGCTCGGACCCGGGCTCGATGTAGGCCTGCGGCGCGTAGACGTCTGGGACGCGGCACAAACGCTCCGGCACCGGAATGACCAGCAGGGGGAAGCTGTGGTCACTTTCAGAGGGACAGACCGGCTCGAGGAACGGGTACGAGGCCTTATCAGTGTCTCTCATAACCTGGCAGAGAGAGGAATGACAACTGAAACCGAAAGTGTAAAGCTGTGCTCATCActcaggtgggggtgggggaacaCGTGCaatgtgtgtgaggtgtgtgtgaggCGTGCGCATGTAAGCGGAGTGTGACGTGGGCTCTTTATCTGTTCCACACACAGAGCGCATCATGCAGATAAGGCAGCAGGCAGGAAGCGTCGCGGCGAAGGCACCGGAACTGACGGCTGCGCTTTATTATCTCTGCTATTACTTTATTATCTGTCCACTGGAAGTCCAACGATAATCAGCAACAACGACGCCTTTGTTTTACCCAAAAAAGTGGACGAAATCTGCAAAAACTGCTATTTCTGAAgcacagagggggagggggggtagtGAACTCAATGGGAGGTACAGgagtgttttcattcattcttccagattttctcactgcagacacacactgggTCATTGGGTCAGGCAGGGGTCAGCAGGGTGACATCCCCCAGTGGACGTCCAGCTGTTCCTGTGTTGTTGCCTTTTTATTCATTCCGTTGTTTGTGTGTTAGGATCCGGTAGCAGATTTAGTCCCAAATTCACTTTACCTTCCCGTGCATCTTGGGTGTCCACATGGACAGGCTGCTTTGGGCTGGATCAGGGACAGCAGGACAGAGGACCTGGACCATCCTGGTGGAGACACACAGCAGGTGGGAACAGcagtattggggggggggggggggggggggggcacacaagCTTTGACCCGGCGGTGATGCTCACCCCTCCCGGTGCCTCAGGAGGACCACCAGCATGAGCACAGTGACGATGGGCACGATGACACAGGAGAAAACGGTCACTAGCGTCGCACGGTCCTGCTctgtaggacacacacacacacacacacacacacacacacacggagtcaTGTAACACACCTCCACGTCTCCAAAAGTGCAATCGCAACACGGAGGCACGGGTGTCGGAAACGCTTGGGGGGAAGGTTTGCCGGGGGAGGGTGTGAGCTCATGTGAGGCGGAGCTTCACGGCCAGAGGGGGCGGGACTAACGGCAGCCTCACCTACGTCCACGGTGACCAgctggctgctgctgttcccaGCATCTGTGCTGGCCACCAGGTAGAAGGTGTAAAGTCCCTGAAGAGCACCGAGGGAGTGCTGTCGCTTGTCTGCCGGCATGACCACCCCTGTGAGACACACagcactcatacacacacaccacacgcaCAGCGGCGCTCGAACCCTGAATGCTAGCCGTTCATTGGCTACGGACCCGGCTAATTAATGCCTCAAAGCGAAGACGCGGAATTTCTATAAAATGCGGCCAAAGCATCACATGCAGACGCGCGCAGGCTGCGCGAACCGCCCGcgagggctgggggggtggtgcTCACAGGCGTCCCCTCCACGGGGACCCCGGCAGTGCAGGGTGTAGTTGCGGATGAAGCCACGTCGCTGCTCCACGGGCATCGGCTCCCAGCGCAGGACCACACTCGCGCTCCCCAGCTCCGTCACCCACAGCCTGgggccagcagagggcgctgtGGAGCACAGTGTCAGAAGGCTGCAGGGACACGCAGGGAGACGCACGCGCCACACACGCACCTCCCCATATCTGCGCACCGCCGCTAGAGCTTCAGTCTAATCCGTTTTTAAATGCCAGTtacttatatttaaaatgagaaagagTAAAAagacaagctgtaaacaccgtggagctgagttgaattaaggtggtcacATGTgcctttgggtgctctttactgccatctatcagctgggagggtaaacacaggtcatgttCACTCTGCTACAGAGAGATTTTAGGAACATTTTAGAAAGTAGCTCTAGTAAATTGAAAAGAAACGAGAGAAACTTTGTAAAGATCGGTAAGTAACCAGCTCCGCGTAACAGACGCAGCGTTGCTGTAGTTGTGTGTTGTTGCAGAAGTTACTCCATGCCGAGGTGCCAAGCCAAGAAAGGTGAAAGAGGGTAGAGCCACTCACCTCCCTGTCGGGAGTAGGTCTCAGTGGCAAGCTCCGCCCCAGGCTCCACCCCTTGCTCTGCCCCAGGCTCCGCCCCATACAGCACCCTCACTGATACCAGGAAGCGAACCTCTGGGTAGATTCCCTCTGACACACAAAGAAAGTTTTGCCCTTATAATTTCTGAGAACCATGTCAGACTCCATCATCTAAGGCCCAGTAGGAACCCCCCAAGGGGGGGGGTAACCGGTGCGCTacaggggctctggtttcctgcagtCCTTAAACCTACCGGCGATAACGGCGCCTCGGGCGTCTCCGCCCACCATCTGCCAGGACGGCCCGTGGGGTGCGGCTCCGGTGACGGGCGTCCACTCCACCACGTAGCCCACGGCTGCGCGGTTCCTGGGTGCCGTCCATCGCACCTGCAGCGTCGTGTCATTCAGCGGCGACACGCCGAGggtctcgggggggggggcccacTGCCAGCACATCAGTAAAGAAACAGTCCAATCAGAGTGCACTTCCTGTCCCGAGGTGTCCGGCTGGAAGCTGCCCTGCCGCGAGTTACCTGCGTCTGCTGGTCCGGGGAGCGCGATGCTGCCGGTGGGGGAGGGACCGGAAACGGTGCTCGCGGTCAAGGTGCAAGAGCAGCGCTGCAGCGAGAGGACCAGGCGGCAGGACGTGTTGGAGGGGAGCAGAGTCCCACAGTCCCACGAGTGCGTCACCCCCGGACCGCCCTCACACCAGCAGGAGGCATTGTACCCCAAAATGTGTCCGTTCGCCTGCAGGGGGGTCAGCGGCTGCAAAGGGAAGTGAAATGTAGGAGGCTGCCCCCTAGTGCCTAGGAGGACTATAAACATTAATGCTTTATTTGTAACGCTCACCTTCCACAGTAAGACCACGGTTCTCCGTCCCTCCGGGCCTCTCGGCTCCACCCACCACCAGAGCTGTGGGGCCACAGAaggggctgcggggggggggggcacggtacCAAGTCAGGCCTCATTCCATGGGTCGGCGAGTAATCGGGGAGTAAAATGGATCCTCGTTCAAAGTGAAGCTCTCGAACCCACTGTGCCTCCACCCCTGACCTCCGACCCCTGCCCCGCCTCACCGGCCTCGTCGGTGCGAGCCAGCTGGGTGTGGCTCCAGTCGCTCCAGTGCTGCGAGCGATAGTAGCGGTAGCGGATGGCCACGCTGTACTCGGTGAAGGGTGCGAAGAGACAAAGGCGACATGGCGCAGGCCCAGAGGAGTGGGCGGAGTCTGCGGTGTACCTCACGCATGGGAGGTCCGTCTCCTCGATCTGTGGGTGGAGCTAAAGGGACAGATGAATCAGTGCTCAACTCAATGTCTAGAGGGtcttgctccccccccccgctgtccCCACAGCAGAACCCTGTTCTCGAGCTCTCTCAGGTGAGCTGGGCCACTGACCTGCCGTTCCGACTGGTATCGGAGCTGGTAGAGCAGGTGGCCCTCAGCGATCTCCCGGGGTGACAGCGCGAAGCCTGTGGGAATGGACCACTGCAGCTCCAGGCAGCGTGAGCGGCCTTGCGCCGGGGACAGCCGGTGGAGCACGAGGGGGTACAGCTTCACTGGGTGGGAGAGGCCAGAGCGGCAGGGACGGGTCACCGCACATCCCCCCACAATGAGCGTGTGCGAGAGCAGCTGGGGTTCGAGAGCAGCGCGTACCTGCTTGAAGGCCATGGAAGCAGCGGCGGGGGGAGCAGGCCTCCCAGGTGGCCCCGCCCACCGCCACGCTCACGCAGTAGTTGGCCGACGCCGTGAGGATGGGCACGGAGCAGCTGTTGCCCTGCGTGGTGCACGTCCTCGACTGGAACACGGAGCAGTTCAGCTGCAACATCCTGCGCGGGGCAATTGGGGGGGCAAGTGACTCCCAGGGGCAACTGGGGGCACCGCAGAGAGGCGCTTCTCATTCTTCGACCTCCCAGAATACCTGCTTTCATCAGCAGACGAAAGCATCTCTGATCTTATCTCACACAACATCCTGTCACCCGGaaagcaccccccccacacacacgcacacacacacctgccaccTGAGGTCACAGGGCACCTCAACAAGTTACGCCTAAACGCCTTCACCAGGAAGTGCACATGAGAGTGGAGCAGCACCGAGGACACTTAAGAGCCACGCAGAGAGCGTCGCCGTCGGCAACCAGGTGCTCGCTGCAGCTCTTAGAAACGGAAAGGTGACGCAACTGCGAGTCGACGGgacgtacacacacgcacaaagtacacactcatacacacactctgaccTGCGACCTGTGACGCACTGACCCGTGATCTTCAAGCGAGTTGCACCGCTTTGCAGCAGAGATGGAACAGAGGGGCAGTTCcgatgtgtgtattttctcattTGTCCTCGCTTTGTTcctgcatgtatgtatgttgtatgttACTATAATCCAGTGCAGCTTCCATATGGGGATCAGCAGAGCGCTCACTCAGCCCGCAGAATCGGCCCAGCGTCACGCCCTCACGGCATCGGTCCGGAACATTGCAGGCACGACGTTAACACGCAATAACGCTCTTTTTGGAGAGAAAAACTACCCGTGAGCTGAACACCGAGGGCCACGAGGTGCCACGGACCCCCCAGCGAGATCCCACCGGACGCAGGTCGCTCCGAGCGCCGCTTCAGCTCCTTCGGCACCCCAGGCCCAAACGAACCCGGAGCCGCGCGAACGAAGCTGCGCTCTCTCGTAAAGGCCGTCGAACCCGGGCGCCAGCCAGCGCAGCATCCAGCATCACCCAGAGGAAGAGAGCGTAATGAGCTCCATCATCTGCATATCTCCAGTCATCAGTGAACAGCTTGTTTGTGAGGCTTGGGGGTGGTTAACCCCCCTCACGCCACCCAGAGTGTTTATCAGTGAATCAGTGCACAACAGCACGGAACACGTGGCACGCTGAGCAGGCGCGGCCCGGACGAAGGCTCCGGGCACGAGAGGCAGCAGCGCTCGTCTTACTCGTCCACGTGCAGGACGTAGGaggtgttggggggggcacGGTCCACTCCTtcccaccagcaggtggcgttgcTGTTCTCCAGGAACACGCAGTCGAGCAGGGTCGGGGCAGGGATGGACAGAGGCAGGGCTGCCGgtacaggacaggacaggacaggacaggacaggacaggacagaggGTCTTTACAGAGCACTATATGTGCCCCCCAGAGGTGAGAGCACACTAGCGCAGGAACAACATTAGCTACAGAGACTTCACTTCAGTGGGCACCCATGACCCCACACCTCCACCCCAGGTACACCAGACATCCACCTTCTGCCCCGGTTCCAACGCCCCGCCTCACCTGCTGCCGCACAAACCcccaaaaccagggacaggtgTGTGACACACCTGCGGGACATCAGCATCACGGCTCAGGGCCTCCAGCTTCCAGGGTCCCACCTGACGGGAGATTCGGGCTCTTCGTACAACACAACTGCACACATACGCATACAAACGTATACATGCAGTATATACACGTACgaatacatttactcatttatatgacacttcttctccaaagcaacttataacttCAAGgtccctacaattatttatccgtttatacagctgggtgatttaatggagtaatttagggtaagtaccttgcttaagggtactacagctggaggtggagatcgCACCCGCagccttcgggtccaaaggcagcagctgtgaacACAAATACCTACAGACACTTATATTTAAACGTACACATTTATACCCAgacatttacaaacacaaacatgctgTACTCTGCATGGGACTCATTACAGAGTTACTGTAATTATGATTATTAGTAAACAAATGCAGAGATTTTACCGGCGCGATCAGAGTTTGCAGTAACTTGGTCCAGGTTGCCCTGAACTACTCTAAGAATGGTGTGAACTGCACAAAAAGTGACACTTGagagtgcggggggggggggggggaaccctaGAGCTGCGAGGCAGCCgagtgtttttattcatgtatgACGATAAACATGGTAAAGTGCGCGCGCCCTCGGTGGGCTCATTTCTGCAGTATTTTGGACGGAACCGGGCACCATCTGCTCACCTGGATCTCAGTTCAGCCAGGAGTCCCCGGTGGATCAGGAGTCACCTATCGATCAGGAGTCATCAGTCAGTCAGCAGTCGGGTGGCGCCCCT
Proteins encoded in this window:
- the LOC108921565 gene encoding interleukin-6 receptor subunit beta-like → MLMSRRCVTHLSLVLGVCAAAALPLSIPAPTLLDCVFLENSNATCWWEGVDRAPPNTSYVLHVDEMLQLNCSVFQSRTCTTQGNSCSVPILTASANYCVSVAVGGATWEACSPRRCFHGLQAVKLYPLVLHRLSPAQGRSRCLELQWSIPTGFALSPREIAEGHLLYQLRYQSERQLHPQIEETDLPCVRYTADSAHSSGPAPCRLCLFAPFTEYSVAIRYRYYRSQHWSDWSHTQLARTDEAAPSVAPQLWWWVEPRGPEGRRTVVLLWKPLTPLQANGHILGYNASCWCEGGPGVTHSWDCGTLLPSNTSCRLVLSLQRCSCTLTASTVSGPSPTGSIALPGPWAPPPETLGVSPLNDTTLQVRWTAPRNRAAVGYVVEWTPVTGAAPHGPSWQMVGGDARGAVIAEGIYPEVRFLVSVRVLYGAEPGAEQGVEPGAELATETYSRQGAPSAGPRLWVTELGSASVVLRWEPMPVEQRRGFIRNYTLHCRGPRGGDACEHHPPSPRGRFAQPARVSNERLAFRVRAPLCVWCVCMSAVCLTGVVMPADKRQHSLGALQGLYTFYLVASTDAGNSSSQLVTVDVEQDRATLVTVFSCVIVPIVTVLMLVVLLRHREGMVQVLCPAVPDPAQSSLSMWTPKMHGKVMRDTDKASYPFLEPVCPSESDHSFPLLVIPVPERLCRVPDVYAPQAYIEPGSEHYLNVSNPTYRSPVKDEVLEEEPPWVHGESPTSFPHLLQILVQDCDDGPPAGDASPLGGV